One region of Peptostreptococcaceae bacterium genomic DNA includes:
- a CDS encoding GntR family transcriptional regulator, whose product MAKKNSIPVYLQVAVDVAGRISRKELIIGQKLSGRTILAGEYNVSPETIRKAMKLLSDVNIVEVKYGNGVHVLSIDRAEEFIEQYRIKASVNELKEELLELMEQRDLIENKMNETMNSIVDYTSRFKNSDHISVNEYYLNYGESIIEKTLMELDLKNNTGATIVGIKRDGITILSPDDEEVIRSKDKLLYVGIPNSSVKLGEYLRIVYGI is encoded by the coding sequence ATGGCAAAAAAGAACTCTATACCAGTTTATTTGCAAGTTGCAGTAGATGTAGCAGGCAGGATTTCAAGGAAAGAGTTAATAATTGGCCAAAAGTTGAGTGGAAGAACAATTTTGGCCGGTGAATACAATGTATCGCCGGAAACGATACGTAAGGCTATGAAGTTATTATCTGATGTTAATATTGTTGAAGTTAAATATGGCAATGGAGTGCATGTGCTTTCTATTGACCGGGCAGAAGAATTTATTGAACAATACAGAATTAAAGCCAGTGTCAATGAGTTAAAAGAGGAATTGTTAGAACTTATGGAACAAAGAGACTTGATTGAGAATAAGATGAATGAAACAATGAATTCAATTGTAGATTATACCAGTCGTTTCAAGAACAGTGACCATATTTCGGTGAATGAATATTATTTAAATTATGGCGAATCAATCATTGAAAAAACCTTGATGGAATTAGATTTGAAGAATAATACCGGTGCAACCATTGTTGGCATTAAGAGAGATGGGATAACTATATTATCACCCGATGACGAGGAAGTTATTCGATCGAAAGATAAGTTGCTATATGTGGGCATTCCAAATTCGAGTGTTAAGCTTGGAGAATATTTGCGAATTGTTTATGGTATTTAA